One part of the Cyclobacteriaceae bacterium genome encodes these proteins:
- a CDS encoding sigma-70 family RNA polymerase sigma factor: MEELEGRFSSKALEDFRLIDEAVNSGDEQAFAKLMQRYKRPVYHMILKMVRNVDDAEDLTIESFAKAFKSLHRFKKDFTFSTWLFRIATNNTIDHIRKKKLNTLSISNTFTDDNGEGVSIDVEDENLNPQEEAIKAQKEELIQVFVDKLPPKYQKLVRLRYFNELSYEEIAAEIDAPLGTVKAQLHRARELMFDMVKNKRDHI, encoded by the coding sequence ATGGAAGAACTAGAAGGCCGGTTTTCATCAAAAGCTCTGGAGGATTTTCGCCTGATAGACGAAGCCGTAAACAGCGGTGATGAGCAAGCCTTTGCCAAGCTAATGCAGCGGTATAAGCGGCCGGTGTACCATATGATTTTAAAGATGGTACGCAATGTTGATGATGCCGAAGACCTTACCATTGAATCGTTTGCCAAGGCTTTTAAAAGCCTGCACCGTTTTAAAAAAGACTTTACCTTTTCTACATGGCTGTTCCGCATCGCCACCAATAATACCATTGACCATATTCGCAAGAAGAAACTTAACACGCTAAGCATCAGCAATACCTTTACCGATGACAATGGTGAGGGCGTATCCATTGATGTGGAGGATGAGAACCTTAACCCGCAGGAAGAGGCCATTAAGGCGCAAAAGGAAGAACTTATCCAGGTTTTCGTAGATAAGCTTCCACCGAAATACCAAAAGCTGGTAAGGCTTCGGTATTTCAACGAGTTGTCGTACGAGGAGATAGCGGCAGAAATTGACGCGCCTTTGGGTACAGTTAAAGCCCAGTTACACCGTGCGCGCGAATTGATGTTTGATATGGTTAAGAATAAGCGTGATCATATTTAA
- a CDS encoding glycosyltransferase, giving the protein MVCAHDEEGNLRELLPKLLSQNHPHYEVVIVDDRSNDGTFDFLRETAEHDKRLRIVKVEHLPNHANGKKYGLTLGIKAAHYDIILLTDADCRPAGENWLQSMAGCFQDKTQFVLGYSPYQKLGGLLNLFIRYETIVTGIQYLSFALMGNPYMGVGRNLAYRKSLFLQNKGFNEYLGITGGDDDLFVNKHARGETTVACIDPSSITVSKPKQTWSEFVQQKIRHLSVGKYYRFKHRVVLGLFSLTHILSWFLAAVLVYLQPYFWWVPAAVVLRLFIVSGTVYSFSKRVGHKFDVWAVPLLDFLFAIYYISTGTVALVTKKVQWKN; this is encoded by the coding sequence ATTGTATGTGCACACGATGAGGAGGGCAACCTGCGCGAACTTCTCCCAAAATTGTTGTCGCAAAACCATCCTCACTATGAGGTGGTCATAGTTGATGATCGCTCAAATGACGGAACCTTTGATTTTTTACGAGAAACTGCCGAACATGACAAACGCTTACGGATTGTTAAAGTTGAGCACTTGCCCAACCACGCGAACGGAAAAAAATATGGGCTGACGTTGGGTATCAAAGCTGCCCACTACGATATAATTTTGTTAACCGATGCCGACTGCAGGCCGGCAGGTGAAAACTGGCTTCAGTCTATGGCCGGATGTTTTCAAGATAAAACACAATTTGTTCTGGGTTACTCACCTTACCAGAAACTGGGCGGGTTGTTGAACTTGTTTATCCGATATGAGACAATCGTTACAGGTATTCAATACCTTTCGTTTGCTTTAATGGGCAACCCCTATATGGGGGTAGGCCGAAACCTGGCCTACCGCAAATCACTCTTTTTGCAAAACAAAGGTTTTAACGAATATCTTGGTATTACCGGAGGTGATGATGACCTGTTTGTGAACAAGCATGCCCGAGGTGAAACAACGGTGGCTTGCATTGATCCATCCTCCATAACTGTTTCAAAACCGAAACAAACCTGGAGTGAATTCGTTCAGCAAAAAATCAGGCATTTAAGCGTGGGCAAGTATTACAGATTTAAACACCGTGTGGTTTTGGGTTTATTCAGTCTTACACACATATTAAGTTGGTTTCTTGCAGCAGTACTGGTTTACCTGCAACCCTATTTTTGGTGGGTTCCGGCTGCCGTGGTATTACGTCTTTTTATTGTTTCGGGCACGGTGTATAGCTTTTCAAAACGGGTAGGGCACAAATTTGATGTGTGGGCTGTGCCTCTTTTAGATTTTCTTTTTGCGATTTACTATATTTCAACGGGCACGGTTGCGTTAGTAACCAAAAAAGTACAATGGAAGAACTAG